A genomic stretch from Aerococcaceae bacterium zg-1292 includes:
- a CDS encoding ParB/RepB/Spo0J family partition protein has translation MDALFSNFDDQLNDNEIVEELALSEIRSNPYQPRKKFDEAALQELANSIKQSGVFQPIIVRQSSVKGYELIAGERRVRASRLAGKESIPAIVRQIDEEQMIEIAVLENLQREDLSPMEEAEAYNVLMVKLNLTQNEVAERMGKSRPYIANYLRLLSLPEQIKQWVNNGDLSMGLARTLLSIKNKDKQIEIAKKVIEEQLTVRQLEELVQSLTEASDAPQAAPEKAKSVEKPAYLKAIENRMQEYFGTHAVVQQKGEKGKIEIEFLSQSDLIRILDLLNIHL, from the coding sequence ATGGATGCTTTGTTTTCGAATTTTGATGACCAGTTAAATGATAATGAAATCGTTGAAGAATTAGCATTGTCTGAAATTCGCAGCAACCCGTATCAACCGCGTAAAAAATTTGATGAAGCAGCCTTACAGGAGTTAGCTAATTCGATTAAACAATCGGGTGTTTTTCAGCCAATTATTGTGAGACAATCATCAGTAAAAGGTTATGAACTGATTGCGGGTGAGCGCCGGGTTCGTGCGAGTCGTTTAGCAGGTAAAGAGTCGATTCCAGCAATTGTTCGGCAAATTGATGAAGAGCAGATGATTGAGATTGCGGTGTTAGAGAACTTGCAACGTGAAGATTTAAGTCCGATGGAAGAAGCTGAGGCCTATAATGTTTTGATGGTAAAATTAAATTTAACGCAAAATGAAGTGGCTGAACGTATGGGGAAAAGTCGCCCATATATTGCCAATTATTTACGCTTATTAAGTTTACCGGAACAAATTAAGCAATGGGTTAATAATGGCGACTTATCGATGGGACTGGCGCGCACCTTATTATCGATTAAAAATAAAGATAAGCAAATTGAAATTGCCAAAAAAGTGATTGAAGAGCAATTAACAGTGCGTCAATTAGAAGAATTGGTACAATCATTAACTGAAGCGTCTGATGCACCTCAGGCAGCACCAGAAAAAGCCAAGAGTGTTGAAAAGCCAGCGTATCTTAAAGCCATAGAAAACCGGATGCAAGAATATTTTGGAACACATGCTGTTGTTCAACAAAAAGGTGAAAAAGGTAAAATTGAAATTGAGTTTCTGTCTCAATCCGATTTAATCCGTATTTTAGATTTATTAAATATTCATTTATAA
- the rsmG gene encoding 16S rRNA (guanine(527)-N(7))-methyltransferase RsmG: protein MNIEQFIMALREHGVELSDHQLEQFERYYELLIEWNKKINLTAITEKDEVYLKHFFDSLMLLWELPLDNYQQRLVDVGAGAGFPSIPLKIVKPELDITIIDSLNKRINFLNIVIEELQLDNVQAIHARAEDAGQNPVYREQFDIATARAVASLNVLSEFCLPLVRKGGYFLALKAAKGQDELEEAKKAIHVLGAKLEIVNVALLPVEESERTFIKIRKTLDTPKKYPRKAGKPMKQPII, encoded by the coding sequence ATGAATATTGAACAATTTATTATGGCATTGCGCGAGCATGGTGTTGAGTTATCAGACCATCAATTAGAGCAATTTGAACGTTATTATGAGCTACTAATTGAATGGAATAAGAAGATAAATTTAACGGCTATTACAGAAAAAGATGAAGTATATTTAAAACATTTTTTTGATAGTCTAATGCTGCTTTGGGAATTGCCACTTGATAATTATCAACAGCGTTTAGTGGATGTTGGGGCAGGTGCTGGATTTCCAAGTATTCCATTAAAAATCGTCAAGCCAGAATTAGATATTACGATTATAGATTCGTTAAATAAACGAATTAATTTTTTAAATATTGTGATTGAAGAGCTGCAATTAGATAATGTGCAGGCCATACATGCACGAGCAGAGGATGCAGGGCAAAATCCTGTGTACCGCGAACAATTTGATATAGCAACCGCACGGGCTGTAGCGTCGTTAAATGTCTTATCAGAATTTTGCTTACCACTGGTACGTAAAGGTGGTTATTTCCTCGCACTTAAAGCTGCTAAAGGACAAGATGAATTAGAAGAGGCAAAAAAAGCGATTCATGTGTTAGGTGCCAAGTTAGAAATTGTCAATGTCGCGTTATTACCTGTTGAGGAGAGCGAACGGACATTTATTAAAATTCGCAAAACACTCGACACGCCAAAAAAATATCCGCGTAAAGCAGGAAAACCAATGAAACAACCGATTATATAG
- a CDS encoding DUF951 domain-containing protein — MERKPYDKFDIVEMRKPHACQTNRWQVIRMGMDIKIKCEHCGHIVTMTRRDFDKKIKKILVKHEA; from the coding sequence ATGGAGCGCAAACCCTACGATAAATTTGATATAGTAGAAATGCGTAAACCGCATGCGTGCCAAACAAATCGGTGGCAAGTTATCCGAATGGGCATGGATATCAAAATTAAATGTGAGCATTGCGGTCATATTGTTACGATGACGCGTCGTGATTTTGATAAGAAAATAAAGAAAATTTTAGTAAAGCATGAAGCATAA
- a CDS encoding ParA family protein — protein MGKMIAIGNQKGGVGKTTTTVNLGAALAALGQKVLIIDSDSQGNATSGLGIERVNVINSLYEILVDEIPMAPCILPTSREGLYIVPATIQLAAAEVELANVSNRELRLKNAVAPIRDEYDYILVDCPPSLGQLSINAFTASDTILIPVQAEYYALEGLSQLLNTIRLIQRRYNRTFRIEGVLLTMLTRTNLGREVVEEVRKYFQEKVYRTVISRTVSLSVAPSYGQSIIDYDPKSRGAEMYMDLAREVLASGE, from the coding sequence ATGGGAAAGATGATTGCGATAGGTAACCAAAAAGGTGGTGTCGGCAAAACAACGACAACCGTCAATTTAGGAGCCGCCTTAGCAGCGCTTGGTCAGAAAGTATTGATTATTGATTCAGACTCTCAAGGGAATGCGACCAGCGGTTTAGGGATTGAACGCGTTAATGTTATCAATAGTCTTTATGAAATACTCGTTGACGAAATTCCAATGGCACCATGTATTTTACCGACTTCCAGAGAAGGACTCTATATTGTGCCGGCAACAATTCAATTAGCAGCGGCAGAAGTTGAGTTGGCGAATGTTTCAAATCGTGAGCTACGTTTAAAAAATGCGGTGGCTCCAATTCGTGATGAATATGATTATATTTTAGTAGATTGTCCACCATCTTTAGGGCAATTATCAATTAATGCTTTTACTGCTAGTGATACAATTTTAATACCAGTTCAAGCGGAGTACTATGCGCTCGAAGGATTGAGTCAATTATTAAACACGATTCGTCTGATTCAACGCCGTTATAATCGTACTTTTCGCATTGAAGGAGTATTATTAACAATGTTAACACGCACCAATCTAGGTCGTGAAGTGGTGGAGGAAGTGCGTAAGTATTTCCAAGAAAAAGTGTATCGGACGGTTATCTCACGAACTGTTAGTTTATCGGTAGCACCATCCTATGGGCAATCCATTATTGATTATGATCCAAAATCACGTGGTGCCGAAATGTATATGGATTTAGCGAGGGAGGTGCTAGCTAGTGGCGAATAA